The following are encoded together in the Takifugu flavidus isolate HTHZ2018 chromosome 22, ASM371156v2, whole genome shotgun sequence genome:
- the pus7l gene encoding pseudouridylate synthase PUS7L yields MTHDIDAVNVPAYFISSHEGFHGSIKNLIKDFVVTEIDINGERVTAVAACEKPAWNCCDADTDSKDSSPRWVAEVADPSADCGADVTTGSFDLSMILGQSVSEELEQFVLTLRDEKQSTQELSLGCFTDKHHRANVHRAVRHRFPFLMTITIQPEIRVREDPDYRELSQLVTEDEAEDFFRFIDAKVRGSSYMFGPDDNKEHRTAVHHFMNRRFGKLVETKSFSDQGRTAISVRLREQGRPKKRSADERREEDVYTAFTLCKENLETLEAISYMAAELGVLPSDFTYAGIKDKRAITYQSMVVKKVSPQRLEEKSAEFEKRGMRLSQIHSVSEPLRLGRLQGNHFDLVVRDLRPHRAGEAHPPLAALIKEAVENVESRGFVNYYGPQRFGSGQSVQSDRVGLALLKEDFVGAVHLFFTPEEGHDPPSLAKRHFLQTENAKESLAMMPFSKPRERLMLRALNRYGTGAEGCAQAWLSLPHSTRVFYPHAYCSRVWNEAAAHRLITLGHSVRSGDLVWRQEESQILEDTGESSTPQIHVVTDQEEQDGAYNLEQVLLPMPGNTVKYPENAMGPWFQERLSRDGLEGSRFRVSGLKLNLPGCYRPLLASPRNLRYQLQRTACRDGGGGEVTGESSRRHSQINESSGEDKRDALALMLNFDLDSSCYATICLREIMKCEL; encoded by the exons ATGACGCACGACATTGACGCCGTGAACGTACCTGCCTACTTTATATCAAGCCACGAAGGTTTTCATGGAAGCATCAAAAACTTAATCAAAGACTTTGTGGTGACTGAGATTGACATCAATGGAGAACGTGTGACTGCAGTTGCGGCGTGTGAGAAACCAGCCTGGAACTGCTGTGATGCAGACACTGATTCCAAGGACAGCAGCCCCCGCTGGGTGGCGGAGGTCGCCGATCCTTCAGCTGATTGTGGAGCAGACGTCACCACAGGGAGTTTTGATCTGAGCATGATCTTGGGCCAGTCGGTCAGCGAAGAGCTCGAGCAGTTCGTGCTGACTCTCAGAGACGAGAAGCAGAGCACGCAGGAGCTCTCTCTGGGATGCTTCACCGACAAACACCACAGGGCAAACGTCCACCGGGCTGTCCGGCACCGCTTCCCCTTCCTCATGACCATTACCATCCAGCCTGAGATCAGGGTGAGGGAAGACCCGGACTACAGGGAGCTCTCCCAGCTGGTCACGGAGGACGAGGCGGAGGACTTCTTCAGGTTCATAGACGCCAAAGTCCGAGGCTCGTCCTACATGTTCGGCCCTGACGACAACAAGGAGCACAGGACGGCCGTGCACCACTTCATGAACCGCAGGTTCGGCAAACTGGTGGAGACTAAAAGCTTCAGCGACCAGGGGAGGACGGCGATCTCGGTGAGGCTGAGGGAGCAGGGAAGGCCCAAAAAGAGGTCTGCGGACGAGCGCCGAGAAGAGGACGTTTACACTG CCTTCACTCTGTGTAAGGAGAATCTGGAGACCCTGGAGGCCATCAGCTACATGGCGGCAGAACTCGGCGTCTTGCCGTCGGACTTCACCTACGCTGGGATCAAAGATAAGAGAGCCATCACCTACCAGTCCATGGTGGTCAAAAAGGTCTCGCCTCAACG gctggaggagaagtCGGCAGAATTTGAGAAGAGAGGGATGCGCCTGTCCCAGATTCACTCCGTCAGCGAGCCTCTCAGGCTGGGACGTCTGCAGGGGAACCACTTTGACCTGGTGGTCcgtgacctccgaccccacagGGCGGGCGAAGCGCACCCTCCCCTGGCCGCGCTGATCAAGGAAGCGGTGGAGAACGTGGAG AGCAGAGGTTTTGTCAACTATTACGGACCGCAGAGGTTTGGCAGCGGGCAGAGCGTGCAGTCGGACCGCGTGGGCTTGGCCCTGCTCAAAGAGGACTTT GTGGGTGCCGTGCATCTCTTCTTCACGCCGGAGGAAGGCCACGATCCTCCCAGCCTCGCCAAGAGACACTTCCTCCAGACAG AGAACGCCAAGGAGTCTCTGGCAATGATGCCGTTCTCCAAACCAAGGGAGCGACTCATGCTCCGCGCCTTGAATCGCTACGGCACCGGAGCGGAAGGTTGCGCTCAAGCCTGGCTCAGCCTGCCTCACAGCACCAGAGTCTTCTACCCTCACGCCTACTGCAGCAG GGTGTGGAACGAGGCGGCAGCACACAGGCTGATCACTCTGGGCCACAGCGTCAGAAGCGGGGACCTTGTGTGGAGACAGGAGGAGTCTCAAATACTGGAGGACACGGGAGAAAGCAGCACGCCTCAG ATCCATGTGGTGACAGACCAAGAGGAGCAAGACGGAGCGTACAATCTGGAACAA GTGTTGCTACCAATGCCAGGAAACACCGTGAAGTACCCCGAAAACGCCATGGGGCCCTGGTTCCAGGAGAGGctctccagagacgggctggaAGGCTCTCGCTTCAGAGTCAGCGGGCTCAAACTCAACCTGCCCGGCTGCTACCGCCCCCTGCTCGCATCCCCACGTAACCTCCGCTACCAGCTGCAGAGGACAGCTtgcagagacggaggaggaggagaggtgacgGGAGAAAGCAGCAGACGCCACAGCCAGATAAACGAATCATCAGGAGAAGACAAGCGGGACGCTCTCGCTCTGATGCTGAATTTCGACCTCGATTCATCCTGTTACGCGACCATCTGCCTCAGAGAGATCATGAAGTGTGAACTTTAG
- the LOC130519536 gene encoding tetraspanin-8-like, translating to MLIAPLKSRERSANMQRSAVIVVADKTSLKRPFIFTNAVHMALCFFMLMMTVAWHRDLVLTGKLVSVASAVIMYVMEIGCLLLSVLGIFGACKGKRWCLILYAAGMAAASQTIIIRTALSYQDLYEKRVVREESKLLSMMPLTGTNKANRTLLYSIQRELECCGLIDGYKDWGASIPPSCDCHNPGKCIRLRGIATLGAPKNQYVYQQPCLPVYVSELKIAFSLAMAIQFGSGVFWAVLLVMSIKLMGQMKRKQEFMALLQSNRYVPGAF from the exons ATGTTAATAGCTCCTTTAAAATCCCGGGAGAGAAGCGCAAACATGCAGCGGAGCGCAGTGATCGTCGTGGCGGACAAGACGAGCTTGAAAAGGCCGTTCATTTTTACAAACGCCGTTCATATG GCGCTGTGCTTCTTCATGCTGATGATGACCGTTGCCTGGCACAGAGACCTGGTCCTGACTGGAAAA CTGGTGTCTGTCGCTTCGGCCGTGATCATGTACGTGATGGAGAtcggctgcctgctgctctcGGTGCTCGGCATTTTCGGAGCCTGTAAAGGGAAGCGATGGTGTCTGATTCTG TACGCAGCTgggatggcagcagccagtcaaaCCATAATCATCAGAACAGCTCTGAGCTACCAGGACCTCTATGAG AAGCGGGTTGTCCGGGAGGAATCCAAGCTGCTCTCCATGATGCCGCTGACCGGAACCAACAAGGCCAACAGGACGCTGCTGTACAGTATTCAGAGAGAG CTCGAGTGCTGTGGGCTTATTGACGGATACAAAGACTGGGGcgcctccatccctccatcgtGTGACTGTCACAATCCAGGAAAATGC ATTCGACTGCGTGGCATCGCCACACTGGGAGCCCCCAAGAACCAGTACGTGTATCAGCAG CCCTGTCTGCCGGTTTATGTTTCCGAGCTGAAGATCGCGTTCTCCTTGGCCATGGCTATCCAGTTTGGAAGTGGGGTATTCTGG GCGGTTCTGCTGGTCATGAGCATCAAGCTGATGGGCcaaatgaagaggaaacaggagTTCATGGCTCTTCTCCAGTCAAACAGATACGTCCCCGGTGCCTTCTAG
- the LOC130519537 gene encoding ras-related protein Rab-19-like produces the protein MTQPENYKPRIWSIPGDLERRGERFLQNPPLRATMHTPGPEQDDSFDFLFKIILIGDSNVGKTCVVQNFKSGTFSEKQQNTIGVDFSVRTVEIEGKKVKIQVWDTAGQERFRTITQSYYRSAHGAVIAYDITRHATFDSVSHWISEVELYGASNVTLVLIGNKCDLEEERQVTFEEACNLAKNKGMLAALETSAKESQNVDEAFMMMARELLARNGHNIQQHGGLAANGTPRLLLRANSRPVDELTGANTSVERKTCC, from the exons ATGACTCAGCCTGAGAACTACAAACCAAGAATCTGGAGCATTCCAGGCGATCTAGAGCGAAGAGGAGAACGTTTCCTTCAGAACCCTCCTCTGCGGGCCACCATGCACACGCCAGGACCCGAACAGGACGATTCTTTCGACTTCCTCTTCAAGATCATCCTGATCGGGGACTCCAACGTGGGCAAAACCTGCGTGGTCCAGAACTTCAAGTCGGGAACCTTCTCGGAGAAACAGCAGAACACCATCGGGGTGGACTTCAGCGTGCGGACCGTGGAGAtcgaggggaaaaaagtgaag ATACAGGTGTGGGACACGGCCGGACAGGAGAGGTTTCGCACCATCACCCAGAGCTATTACCGCAGCGCCCACGGCGCCGTCATCGCCTATGACATCACCCGGCACGCCACCTTTGACTCGGTCAGCCACTGGATCAGCGAGGTGGAGCTCTACGGAGCAAGTAACGTGACGCTGGTTCTGATCG GCAACAAATGCGACCTGGAGGAGGAACGCCAGGTCACATTTGAGGAAGCTTGCAACTTGGCAAAGAACAAGGGCATGCTAGCAGCGCTGGAGACATCCGCCAAG GAGAGTCAGAACGTGGACGAGGCCTTCATGATGATGGCCAGGGAGCTCCTGGCTCGCAACGGCCATAACATCCAGCAGCACGGTGGCCTGGCGGCTAACGGCACGCCTCGGCTGCTCCTCCGGGCCAACTCTCGACCCGTCGATGAGCTCACAGGCGCCAACACGTCAGTGGAGCGGAAGACGTGCTGCTGA
- the lrrc17 gene encoding leucine-rich repeat-containing protein 17 isoform X1 has protein sequence MRMKKARFPNGQNGLQREGRAQESSGSSGPLQHGWARLVMCCCDAFAGCRGSLPGGGSVEHRLGNASRNKEKQREQQISNSAVQKRTDCIGSCDRPPVFSHINHLETFFKGCPDELEAPLPLPLAAMRLPAAVLLLLLLHSAESGRRAPQYGARGRAWGGGKSRRQAQECKEYIEAGEKYLDCQDQQLTTVMQDWPTDIQHLLLARNKIQVLRDNMFSQFTQLKSLDLQQNDISMVEDGAFAGLTQLTTLLLQHNGLRTASEEILLPMRRLTYLRIYDNPWTCDCSLDSLVRTMQLPSNRNLGNYAKCAGPLSMRGHKLKKMNVELLCAPDRDGEVPSRPQIKVKPEVTSICRTYMFPKPLLDCSNKDLNHVPSGLPIDIVKMDLSGNSIRHLKPQQFLTCKDLKLLNLSRNSLQQIETAAFAGLLYLRELDLSNNSLHNFQYGVLEDLYFLRKLSLGNNPWVCDYNIHYLIYWLKHHPGVQYTGLICAEPEEFRGWRVEDYVKTYNGECPKDRQTGGMDTGQGALGGTDNEAQEVAGETDRGGLPQPLLRKRINGIEIIRLS, from the exons ATGAGAATGAAAAAGGCTCGTTTTCCAAATGGACAGAATGGACttcagagggaggggagagcgCAGGAGTCATCTGGTTCGTCTGGACCGTTGCAGCACGGCTGGGCTCGCCTTGTGATGTGTTGCTGCGATGCGTTCGCAGGCTGCCGTGGATCGCTGCCAGGCGGGGGAAGCGTGGAACACCGACTGGGAAACGCATcgagaaataaagaaaagcaaagagagCAACAGATTTCAAACTCTGCCGTACAAAAAAGAACAGATTGCATAGGCAG CTGTGACCGGCCTCCTGTATTCTCCCACATCAATCATCTGGAAACATTCTTTAAAGGTTGCCCTGACGAACTAGAagccccccttcctctccccctaGCCGCCATGCGCCTCCCGGCCGCCGTCCTTCTCTTGCTTCTCCTGCACTCGGCTGAATCTGGCAGAAGGGCTCCGCAGTATGGAGCCAGGGGCCGCGCATGGGGAGGAGGCAAGTCGAGACGCCAGGCTCAGGAGTGCAAAGAATACATCGAGGCAGGGGAGAAGTACCTGGACTGCCAGGACCAGCAGCTGACCACAGTGATGCAGGACTGGCCCACAGACATCCAACACCTGCTGCTAGCAAGAAACAAAATTCAG GTCCTCAGAGACAACATGTTCTCCCAGTTCACCCAGTTAAAGagcctggacctgcagcagaacgACATCTCTATGGTGGAGGATGGAGCGTTCGCCGGCCTCACGCAGCTCACCAcactgctcctccagcacaaCGGTCTGAGGACGGCGTCCGAGGAGATCCTGCTCCCCATGCGCCGCCTCACCTACCTCCGCATCTACGACAACCCCTGGACCTGCGACTGTTCCCTGGACAGCCTGGTCAGGACCATGCAGCTGCCCAGCAACCGCAACCTGGGAAACTACGCCAAGTGTGCCGGGCCCCTGTCGATGAGGGGCCACAAACTGAAGAAGATGAATGTGGAGTTGCTGTGCGCCCCCGACAGAGACGGAGAGGTGCCGAGCCGGCCGCAGATCAAAGTGAAGCCGGAGGTCACCTCCATATGTCGCACATATATGTTCCCCAAACCTCTGCTGGACTGCAGCAACAAAG atTTGAACCACGTCCCGTCTGGGCTGCCGATTGACATCGTCAAGATGGACCTGTCTGGGAACAGCATCAGACACCTGAAGCCCCAGCAGTTCCTGACCTGCAAAGACCTGAAGCTGCTCAACCTCAGCCGCAACAGCCTGCAGCAAATCGAAACGG CTGCCTTCGCGGGCCTGTTGTACCTCCGTGAGCTCGACCTGTCCAACAACAGCCTCCACAACTTCCAGTACGGCGTGCTGGAGGACCTCTACTTCCTGCGGAAGCTCTCGCTGGGGAACAACCCCTGGGTCTGCGATTACAACATCCACTATTTGATCTACTGGCTCAAGCACCACCCGGGGGTCCAGTACACCGGCCTGATCTGCGCCGAGCCCGAGGAGTTCCGGGGCTGGCGGGTGGAGGATTACGTCAAGACCTACAACGGGGAGTGTCCCAAGGATAGACAAACTGGAGGGATGGATACGGGACAGGGGGCGCTAGGAGGGACTGACAATGAGGCCCAAGAGGTGGCGGGGGAGACGGACAGGGGAGGTCTGCCTCAACCCCTGCTGAGGAAAAGGATAAACGGGATAGAGATCATCAGGTTGAGTTAG
- the lrrc17 gene encoding leucine-rich repeat-containing protein 17 isoform X3 produces the protein MSPVQHSCDRPPVFSHINHLETFFKGCPDELEAPLPLPLAAMRLPAAVLLLLLLHSAESGRRAPQYGARGRAWGGGKSRRQAQECKEYIEAGEKYLDCQDQQLTTVMQDWPTDIQHLLLARNKIQVLRDNMFSQFTQLKSLDLQQNDISMVEDGAFAGLTQLTTLLLQHNGLRTASEEILLPMRRLTYLRIYDNPWTCDCSLDSLVRTMQLPSNRNLGNYAKCAGPLSMRGHKLKKMNVELLCAPDRDGEVPSRPQIKVKPEVTSICRTYMFPKPLLDCSNKDLNHVPSGLPIDIVKMDLSGNSIRHLKPQQFLTCKDLKLLNLSRNSLQQIETAAFAGLLYLRELDLSNNSLHNFQYGVLEDLYFLRKLSLGNNPWVCDYNIHYLIYWLKHHPGVQYTGLICAEPEEFRGWRVEDYVKTYNGECPKDRQTGGMDTGQGALGGTDNEAQEVAGETDRGGLPQPLLRKRINGIEIIRLS, from the exons ATGAGCCCAGTTCAGCACAG CTGTGACCGGCCTCCTGTATTCTCCCACATCAATCATCTGGAAACATTCTTTAAAGGTTGCCCTGACGAACTAGAagccccccttcctctccccctaGCCGCCATGCGCCTCCCGGCCGCCGTCCTTCTCTTGCTTCTCCTGCACTCGGCTGAATCTGGCAGAAGGGCTCCGCAGTATGGAGCCAGGGGCCGCGCATGGGGAGGAGGCAAGTCGAGACGCCAGGCTCAGGAGTGCAAAGAATACATCGAGGCAGGGGAGAAGTACCTGGACTGCCAGGACCAGCAGCTGACCACAGTGATGCAGGACTGGCCCACAGACATCCAACACCTGCTGCTAGCAAGAAACAAAATTCAG GTCCTCAGAGACAACATGTTCTCCCAGTTCACCCAGTTAAAGagcctggacctgcagcagaacgACATCTCTATGGTGGAGGATGGAGCGTTCGCCGGCCTCACGCAGCTCACCAcactgctcctccagcacaaCGGTCTGAGGACGGCGTCCGAGGAGATCCTGCTCCCCATGCGCCGCCTCACCTACCTCCGCATCTACGACAACCCCTGGACCTGCGACTGTTCCCTGGACAGCCTGGTCAGGACCATGCAGCTGCCCAGCAACCGCAACCTGGGAAACTACGCCAAGTGTGCCGGGCCCCTGTCGATGAGGGGCCACAAACTGAAGAAGATGAATGTGGAGTTGCTGTGCGCCCCCGACAGAGACGGAGAGGTGCCGAGCCGGCCGCAGATCAAAGTGAAGCCGGAGGTCACCTCCATATGTCGCACATATATGTTCCCCAAACCTCTGCTGGACTGCAGCAACAAAG atTTGAACCACGTCCCGTCTGGGCTGCCGATTGACATCGTCAAGATGGACCTGTCTGGGAACAGCATCAGACACCTGAAGCCCCAGCAGTTCCTGACCTGCAAAGACCTGAAGCTGCTCAACCTCAGCCGCAACAGCCTGCAGCAAATCGAAACGG CTGCCTTCGCGGGCCTGTTGTACCTCCGTGAGCTCGACCTGTCCAACAACAGCCTCCACAACTTCCAGTACGGCGTGCTGGAGGACCTCTACTTCCTGCGGAAGCTCTCGCTGGGGAACAACCCCTGGGTCTGCGATTACAACATCCACTATTTGATCTACTGGCTCAAGCACCACCCGGGGGTCCAGTACACCGGCCTGATCTGCGCCGAGCCCGAGGAGTTCCGGGGCTGGCGGGTGGAGGATTACGTCAAGACCTACAACGGGGAGTGTCCCAAGGATAGACAAACTGGAGGGATGGATACGGGACAGGGGGCGCTAGGAGGGACTGACAATGAGGCCCAAGAGGTGGCGGGGGAGACGGACAGGGGAGGTCTGCCTCAACCCCTGCTGAGGAAAAGGATAAACGGGATAGAGATCATCAGGTTGAGTTAG
- the lrrc17 gene encoding leucine-rich repeat-containing protein 17 isoform X4 yields MRLPAAVLLLLLLHSAESGRRAPQYGARGRAWGGGKSRRQAQECKEYIEAGEKYLDCQDQQLTTVMQDWPTDIQHLLLARNKIQVLRDNMFSQFTQLKSLDLQQNDISMVEDGAFAGLTQLTTLLLQHNGLRTASEEILLPMRRLTYLRIYDNPWTCDCSLDSLVRTMQLPSNRNLGNYAKCAGPLSMRGHKLKKMNVELLCAPDRDGEVPSRPQIKVKPEVTSICRTYMFPKPLLDCSNKDLNHVPSGLPIDIVKMDLSGNSIRHLKPQQFLTCKDLKLLNLSRNSLQQIETAAFAGLLYLRELDLSNNSLHNFQYGVLEDLYFLRKLSLGNNPWVCDYNIHYLIYWLKHHPGVQYTGLICAEPEEFRGWRVEDYVKTYNGECPKDRQTGGMDTGQGALGGTDNEAQEVAGETDRGGLPQPLLRKRINGIEIIRLS; encoded by the exons ATGCGCCTCCCGGCCGCCGTCCTTCTCTTGCTTCTCCTGCACTCGGCTGAATCTGGCAGAAGGGCTCCGCAGTATGGAGCCAGGGGCCGCGCATGGGGAGGAGGCAAGTCGAGACGCCAGGCTCAGGAGTGCAAAGAATACATCGAGGCAGGGGAGAAGTACCTGGACTGCCAGGACCAGCAGCTGACCACAGTGATGCAGGACTGGCCCACAGACATCCAACACCTGCTGCTAGCAAGAAACAAAATTCAG GTCCTCAGAGACAACATGTTCTCCCAGTTCACCCAGTTAAAGagcctggacctgcagcagaacgACATCTCTATGGTGGAGGATGGAGCGTTCGCCGGCCTCACGCAGCTCACCAcactgctcctccagcacaaCGGTCTGAGGACGGCGTCCGAGGAGATCCTGCTCCCCATGCGCCGCCTCACCTACCTCCGCATCTACGACAACCCCTGGACCTGCGACTGTTCCCTGGACAGCCTGGTCAGGACCATGCAGCTGCCCAGCAACCGCAACCTGGGAAACTACGCCAAGTGTGCCGGGCCCCTGTCGATGAGGGGCCACAAACTGAAGAAGATGAATGTGGAGTTGCTGTGCGCCCCCGACAGAGACGGAGAGGTGCCGAGCCGGCCGCAGATCAAAGTGAAGCCGGAGGTCACCTCCATATGTCGCACATATATGTTCCCCAAACCTCTGCTGGACTGCAGCAACAAAG atTTGAACCACGTCCCGTCTGGGCTGCCGATTGACATCGTCAAGATGGACCTGTCTGGGAACAGCATCAGACACCTGAAGCCCCAGCAGTTCCTGACCTGCAAAGACCTGAAGCTGCTCAACCTCAGCCGCAACAGCCTGCAGCAAATCGAAACGG CTGCCTTCGCGGGCCTGTTGTACCTCCGTGAGCTCGACCTGTCCAACAACAGCCTCCACAACTTCCAGTACGGCGTGCTGGAGGACCTCTACTTCCTGCGGAAGCTCTCGCTGGGGAACAACCCCTGGGTCTGCGATTACAACATCCACTATTTGATCTACTGGCTCAAGCACCACCCGGGGGTCCAGTACACCGGCCTGATCTGCGCCGAGCCCGAGGAGTTCCGGGGCTGGCGGGTGGAGGATTACGTCAAGACCTACAACGGGGAGTGTCCCAAGGATAGACAAACTGGAGGGATGGATACGGGACAGGGGGCGCTAGGAGGGACTGACAATGAGGCCCAAGAGGTGGCGGGGGAGACGGACAGGGGAGGTCTGCCTCAACCCCTGCTGAGGAAAAGGATAAACGGGATAGAGATCATCAGGTTGAGTTAG
- the lrrc17 gene encoding leucine-rich repeat-containing protein 17 isoform X2, whose protein sequence is MRMKKARFPNGQNGLQREGRAQESSGSSGPLQHGWARLVMCCCDAFAGCRGSLPGGGSVEHRLGNASRNKEKQREQQISNSAVQKRTDCIGSCDRPPVFSHINHLETFFKGCPDELEAPLPLPLAAMRLPAAVLLLLLLHSAESGRRAPQYGARGRAWGGGKSRRQAQECKEYIEAGEKYLDCQDQQLTTVMQDWPTDIQHLLLARNKIQVLRDNMFSQFTQLKSLDLQQNDISMVEDGAFAGLTQLTTLLLQHNGLRTASEEILLPMRRLTYLRIYDNPWTCDCSLDSLVRTMQLPSNRNLGNYAKCAGPLSMRGHKLKKMNVELLCAPDRDGEVPSRPQIKVKPEVTSICRTYMFPKPLLDCSNKAAFAGLLYLRELDLSNNSLHNFQYGVLEDLYFLRKLSLGNNPWVCDYNIHYLIYWLKHHPGVQYTGLICAEPEEFRGWRVEDYVKTYNGECPKDRQTGGMDTGQGALGGTDNEAQEVAGETDRGGLPQPLLRKRINGIEIIRLS, encoded by the exons ATGAGAATGAAAAAGGCTCGTTTTCCAAATGGACAGAATGGACttcagagggaggggagagcgCAGGAGTCATCTGGTTCGTCTGGACCGTTGCAGCACGGCTGGGCTCGCCTTGTGATGTGTTGCTGCGATGCGTTCGCAGGCTGCCGTGGATCGCTGCCAGGCGGGGGAAGCGTGGAACACCGACTGGGAAACGCATcgagaaataaagaaaagcaaagagagCAACAGATTTCAAACTCTGCCGTACAAAAAAGAACAGATTGCATAGGCAG CTGTGACCGGCCTCCTGTATTCTCCCACATCAATCATCTGGAAACATTCTTTAAAGGTTGCCCTGACGAACTAGAagccccccttcctctccccctaGCCGCCATGCGCCTCCCGGCCGCCGTCCTTCTCTTGCTTCTCCTGCACTCGGCTGAATCTGGCAGAAGGGCTCCGCAGTATGGAGCCAGGGGCCGCGCATGGGGAGGAGGCAAGTCGAGACGCCAGGCTCAGGAGTGCAAAGAATACATCGAGGCAGGGGAGAAGTACCTGGACTGCCAGGACCAGCAGCTGACCACAGTGATGCAGGACTGGCCCACAGACATCCAACACCTGCTGCTAGCAAGAAACAAAATTCAG GTCCTCAGAGACAACATGTTCTCCCAGTTCACCCAGTTAAAGagcctggacctgcagcagaacgACATCTCTATGGTGGAGGATGGAGCGTTCGCCGGCCTCACGCAGCTCACCAcactgctcctccagcacaaCGGTCTGAGGACGGCGTCCGAGGAGATCCTGCTCCCCATGCGCCGCCTCACCTACCTCCGCATCTACGACAACCCCTGGACCTGCGACTGTTCCCTGGACAGCCTGGTCAGGACCATGCAGCTGCCCAGCAACCGCAACCTGGGAAACTACGCCAAGTGTGCCGGGCCCCTGTCGATGAGGGGCCACAAACTGAAGAAGATGAATGTGGAGTTGCTGTGCGCCCCCGACAGAGACGGAGAGGTGCCGAGCCGGCCGCAGATCAAAGTGAAGCCGGAGGTCACCTCCATATGTCGCACATATATGTTCCCCAAACCTCTGCTGGACTGCAGCAACAAAG CTGCCTTCGCGGGCCTGTTGTACCTCCGTGAGCTCGACCTGTCCAACAACAGCCTCCACAACTTCCAGTACGGCGTGCTGGAGGACCTCTACTTCCTGCGGAAGCTCTCGCTGGGGAACAACCCCTGGGTCTGCGATTACAACATCCACTATTTGATCTACTGGCTCAAGCACCACCCGGGGGTCCAGTACACCGGCCTGATCTGCGCCGAGCCCGAGGAGTTCCGGGGCTGGCGGGTGGAGGATTACGTCAAGACCTACAACGGGGAGTGTCCCAAGGATAGACAAACTGGAGGGATGGATACGGGACAGGGGGCGCTAGGAGGGACTGACAATGAGGCCCAAGAGGTGGCGGGGGAGACGGACAGGGGAGGTCTGCCTCAACCCCTGCTGAGGAAAAGGATAAACGGGATAGAGATCATCAGGTTGAGTTAG